From a region of the Epinephelus fuscoguttatus linkage group LG21, E.fuscoguttatus.final_Chr_v1 genome:
- the rbm33a gene encoding RNA-binding protein 33 isoform X2 — translation MSANAQDFDFDEFDKPGAERSRRRRGEDDDLESDLEEDLLGEDWLSGKKNPSEGSDEELNDDLLQSDDEDVNMSGQDVSLNATYSLGTSYDQQDNLQEADYTDDVVNLGAEGCEEGDGGEEGYQGGEYTQEYSQDGNSEMPEDQMDYTGEVAEGDDGYQDEVLDIQINEPIDGEFQDDVYQTSYVDGRLGEHGVQQEAVPEEEQEEEGGEEQQEEEEEDTAKGFDTEEVENEAMPEEETKEESDEEDEEDEESGRLRFKSERKDGAVVRLANAGCSRRDIPETLELSEEAKQVLMAFEEQERQKKQNRYGGRGMRGGMRGGRGRGSFPPYGMGDFRGGYRGRMNDQRLPLMGNMGMQPSSRMPLPHQPHQQQMHSQQHHPSRPRGPPPFQDHGRPLVQQPLQPLIPPHMAHRSPPLRPQMEPPPRMMSSPPPNFPQHHQQQPPQPKNIHINPHFRGPTSSSVQVPLMPPAQSQPRPAVGPQRFPGPGDFQQHMSGNFGQPQRPPHHMEPFRNQPPQGPQDREPLFMGEHTESARFPGQHMFDHQGPTPLMNSSHNLHQQQQMPGQGQMGFGPPGPAFNQPGQGPLGLFQREPPRPNLPPHQGHQGMVGLNQQGGPPNQPRPFMGPRQPFGQQGNLFPPPQVPFGMQVRLRGLMHGPPVNQLPHHDMPPHQPMHQQQQQHHRQDLPHHQQQHLNVSEPRPMMHHGQNPFHQQQAHGSPRQMTPRPQNPQQRNMSNRQRMSTPVSKQMQQRNSNLRELPVAPGNMNMNSARPAANVRPVAKATQGARPGQSTQLVPDGGRGRGQVAAKIESQPGEAGRTVVRKEIASTPSSTAPQDPDEDEETRQYRLKLEEQKRLREEILKRKEMRRQMQAGVRKKELLDRLNAQTPGQGQAPPQIQSSQQNQQMPHPVQQQQPPPPLQPQQQRQEQKQPLQPQPQPQQQRPQRAQQSLNQSLNNPNQATPIPPNGSPQIPTPRPNVKTRLQMVKGSTQLQQTPGPGPNQQWKPPLQQNRQQLQQQQQQQRRNSAGQNLNRPGSLIQPDQGPPKNIPVTPSVGPGQAQAQTQGPKLGAKRTVMQRAKNPSFEGQVPQKVRVVKLSGASGKGPVPASSPVQQQGTWPATPLNQRKVTMTGQQQQGPGGTPQVGRGVMGNPQQNRVVVSGRGRGRGGGPMGRGRPVSTRQSQRGTESERCTVSIEGLSSSTTDVQLQNLLRSIGPIEMFKMMPQQRKAIAKFSSPQHAASFQMSFHRHMIDLSHIDVSLIDG, via the exons TGATTTGGAAGAGGATTTGTTGGGAGAGGACTGGCTGTCAGGTAAAAAg AATCCCTCAGAAGGGTCAGATGAAGAGCTGAATGATGACCTTCTACAAAGTGACGACGAAGATGTAAATATGAG cggCCAGGATGTGAGCCTCAATGCCACATACAGCTTGGGCACATCCTATGACCAGCAGGACAACTTGCAGGAAGCAGACTACACAGATGACGTTGTGAACCTGGGCGCAGAGGGCTGTGAAGAAGgggatggaggggaggaggggtaCCAGGGAGGGGAGTACACGCAGGAATACAGCCAAGACGGCAACTCAGAGATGCCTGAAGACCAAATGGATTACACTGGAGAGGTAGCTGAGGGTGACGATGGCTACCAGGATGAAGTGTTAGACATCCAAATCAATGAGCCCATAGATGGTGAATTTCAA GATGATGTGTACCAAACCTCCTATGTTGATGGGCGTCTGGGTGAACATGGAGTCCAACAGGAGGCAGTCcctgaggaggagcaggaggaggaagggggagaagagcagcaggaagaggaggaggaagacacaGCCAAGGGCTTTGACACAGAGGAG GTTGAAAATGAAGCCATGCCTGAAGAAGAAACAAAGGAGGAATCAGATGAGGAGGACGAGGAAGATGAAGAGTCTGGTCGTTTACGGTTCAAATCTGAAAGAAAGGACGGTGCTGTTGTGCGGTTGGCTAACgcaggctgcagcaggagggATATCCCTGAAACACTCG AACTGTCAGAGGAGGCTAAGCAAGTTCTGATGGCATTTGAAGAACAAGAAcggcaaaagaaacaaaaccgATACGGAGGCCGAGGCATGCGAGGAGGAATGCGAGgcggcagaggaagaggaagcttCCCACCCTATGGAATGGGAGATTTTAGAGGAGGATACAGAGGAAGAATGAATGACCAGAGGCTCCCCCTGATGGGAAACATGGGCATGCAG CCATCCTCCCGAATGCCTCTtcctcatcagcctcatcagcagCAAATGCACTCCCAGCAGCACCACCCTTCACGTCCAAGAGGACCTCCTCCCTTCCAAGACCATGGGCGCCCGCTGGTCCAGCAGCCCCTTCAGCCCCTCATCCCCCCGCACATGGCTCACCGCTCCCCGCCGTTGAGGCCCCAGATGGAGCCGCCACCACGAATGATGAGCTCCCCGCCACCTAATTTTCCTCAGcatcaccagcagcagcctccacagcccaaaaacatccacattaaCCCCCATTTCAGAGGGCCTACGTCATCCTCTGTACAAG TGCCCTTGATGCCTCCTGCTCAGAGCCAGCCCAGACCTGCTGTGGGTCCTCAGAGGTTCCCT GGACCGGGAGACTTCCAGCAGCACATGTCTGGTAATTTCGGTCAGCCCCAGCGGCCCCCTCATCACATGGAGCCCTTTAGGAACCAGCCACCTCAAGGCCCCCAAGACAGAGAGCCCCTCTTTATGGGAG AGCACACAGAGTCAGCGAGGTTTCCAGGGCAGCACATGTTTGATCACCAGGGCCCCACTCCTCTGATGAACAGCAGCCACAAcctccatcagcagcagcagatgcccGGCCAGGGCCAAATGGGTTTCGGCCCCCCAGGACCAGCCTTCAACCAGCCGGGCCAGGGTCCACTAGGACTTTTTCAGAGAGAACCCCCAAGACCCAACCTCCCTCCCCACCAAGGTCATCAGGGGATGGTCGGCTTAAATCAACAAGGTGGGCCCCCCAACCAGCCCAGACCCTTCATGGGCCCTCGGCAGCCGTTTGGCCAGCAAGGGAACCTTTTTCCCCCTCCACAAGTTCCGTTTGGGATGCAGGTACGACTAAGA GGCTTAATGCACGGCCCTCCTGTCAACCAACTTCCACATCACGACATGCCGCCCCATCAGCCCatgcaccagcagcagcagcaacatcatAGGCAGGACTTACCCCATCATCAGCAGCAACATCTAAATGTCAGTGAGCCTCGCCCCATGATGCACCATGGACAGAATCCCTTCCATCAACAGCAGGCGCATGGTAGCCCCAGGCAGATGACGCCCCGCCCTCAGAACCCCCAACAGCGCAACATGTCCAACAGGCAGAGGATG AGCACACCTGTCTCCAAGCAAATGCAACAGCGCAACAGCAACCTCCGGGAGCTCCCCGTAGCACCTGgcaacatgaacatgaacagtGCCCGCCCCGCCGCCAACGTTAGGCCTGTTGCCAAGGCAACACAGGGGGCGCGTCCTGGGCAGAGCACTCAGCTGGTGCCTGACGGTGGCAGAGGAAGAGGCCAAGTTGCTGCCAAGATCGAATCACAGCCTGGAGAGGCAGGCAGGACAGTTGTTCGCAAAGAAATCGCAAGCACACCCTCCAGCACGGCACCACAG GACCCCGATGAGGATGAAGAGACCCGGCAGTACCGTTTGAAGTTGGAAGAGCAGAAGCGCCTGAGAGAGGAGATCCTGAAGAGAAAGGAGATGCGACGGCAGATGCAGGCTGGCGTCAGAAAGAAGGAGCTACTGGACAGACTCAACGCCCAGACACCGGGCCAAGGCCAAGCTCCTCCACAGATTCAATCCTCACAACAAAATCAGCAAATGCCACACCCTGTCCAGCAAcaacaaccaccaccaccactacaaccacagcagcaacgacaggaacaaaaacagccgctgcagccacagccacagccacagcagcagagaCCCCAGAGAGCACAACAATCATTAAATCAATCATTAAACAATCCTAATCAGGCCACCCCCATCCCTCCCAACGGCAGTCCTCAGATCCCTACACCACGTCCCAATGTCAAGACACGCCTGCAGATGGTAAAAGGTAGCACTCAGCTGCAACAGACCCCTGGGCCTGGTCCAAACCAGCAGTGGAAACCACCACTTCAACAAAATAGGCAGcagctgcaacaacaacaacaacaacagcgaAGGAACAGTGCTGGGCAGAACTTAAACAGACCTGGTTCTCTGATCCAGCCTGATCAGGGCCCCCCAAAGAACATACCTGTAACCCCGTCTGTGGGCCCTGGCCAGGCTCAGGCTCAGACTCAAGGACCTAAACTTGGGGCTAAAAGAACTGTGATGCAGCGGGCCAAGAATCCTAGTTTCGAAGGGCAGGTGCCACAAAAAGTCAGAGTCGTCAAACTTTCAGGAGCG AGTGGAAAGGGGCCAGTGCCAGCCAGTAGCCCAGTGCAGCAACAAGGCACCTGGCCGGCAACACCGCTCAACCAAAGGAAGGTTACCATGACAGGGCAGCAGCAACAGGGACCAGGCGGAACACCACAGGTTGGCCGAGGGGTCATGGGCAACCCGCAGCAAAACAGG GTTGTTGTGTCGGGCCGGGGCCGAGGTAGAGGGGGTGGTCCGATGGGTCGAGGTCGTCCAGTGTCCACCAGACAGAGCCAAAGAGGAACAGAGAGCGAACGATGCACTGTGTCCATAGAGGGCCTCTCCTCATCCACAACTGACGTTCAGCTGCAGAATCTTCTCAGGTCCATCGGCCCCATCGAG ATGTTCAAAATGATGCCCCAGCAGAGGAAAGCAATCGCCAAATTTTCCAGTCCCCAGCATGCAGCGAGTTTTCAAATGAGCTTCCACAG GCACATGATTGATTTGTCGCACATTGATGTGTCGCTGATTGACGGATGA
- the rbm33a gene encoding RNA-binding protein 33 isoform X4, translated as MSANAQDFDFDEFDKPGAERSRRRRGEDDDLESDLEEDLLGEDWLSGKKNPSEGSDEELNDDLLQSDDEDVNMSGQDVSLNATYSLGTSYDQQDNLQEADYTDDVVNLGAEGCEEGDGGEEGYQGGEYTQEYSQDGNSEMPEDQMDYTGEVAEGDDGYQDEVLDIQINEPIDGEFQDDVYQTSYVDGRLGEHGVQQEAVPEEEQEEEGGEEQQEEEEEDTAKGFDTEEVENEAMPEEETKEESDEEDEEDEESGRLRFKSERKDGAVVRLANAGCSRRDIPETLELSEEAKQVLMAFEEQERQKKQNRYGGRGMRGGMRGGRGRGSFPPYGMGDFRGGYRGRMNDQRLPLMGNMGMQQPSSRMPLPHQPHQQQMHSQQHHPSRPRGPPPFQDHGRPLVQQPLQPLIPPHMAHRSPPLRPQMEPPPRMMSSPPPNFPQHHQQQPPQPKNIHINPHFRGPTSSSVQVPLMPPAQSQPRPAVGPQRFPGPGDFQQHMSGNFGQPQRPPHHMEPFRNQPPQGPQDREPLFMGEHTESARFPGQHMFDHQGPTPLMNSSHNLHQQQQMPGQGQMGFGPPGPAFNQPGQGPLGLFQREPPRPNLPPHQGHQGMVGLNQQGGPPNQPRPFMGPRQPFGQQGNLFPPPQVPFGMQVRLRGLMHGPPVNQLPHHDMPPHQPMHQQQQQHHRQDLPHHQQQHLNVSEPRPMMHHGQNPFHQQQAHGSPRQMTPRPQNPQQRNMSNRQRMSTPVSKQMQQRNSNLRELPVAPGNMNMNSARPAANVRPVAKATQGARPGQSTQLVPDGGRGRGQVAAKIESQPGEAGRTVVRKEIASTPSSTAPQDPDEDEETRQYRLKLEEQKRLREEILKRKEMRRQMQAGVRKKELLDRLNAQTPGQGQAPPQIQSSQQNQQMPHPVQQQQPPPPLQPQQQRQEQKQPLQPQPQPQQQRPQRAQQSLNQSLNNPNQATPIPPNGSPQIPTPRPNVKTRLQMVKGSTQLQQTPGPGPNQQWKPPLQQNRQQLQQQQQQQRRNSAGQNLNRPGSLIQPDQGPPKNIPVTPSVGPGQAQAQTQGPKLGAKRTVMQRAKNPSFEGQVPQKVRVVKLSGAVVVSGRGRGRGGGPMGRGRPVSTRQSQRGTESERCTVSIEGLSSSTTDVQLQNLLRSIGPIEMFKMMPQQRKAIAKFSSPQHAASFQMSFHRHMIDLSHIDVSLIDG; from the exons TGATTTGGAAGAGGATTTGTTGGGAGAGGACTGGCTGTCAGGTAAAAAg AATCCCTCAGAAGGGTCAGATGAAGAGCTGAATGATGACCTTCTACAAAGTGACGACGAAGATGTAAATATGAG cggCCAGGATGTGAGCCTCAATGCCACATACAGCTTGGGCACATCCTATGACCAGCAGGACAACTTGCAGGAAGCAGACTACACAGATGACGTTGTGAACCTGGGCGCAGAGGGCTGTGAAGAAGgggatggaggggaggaggggtaCCAGGGAGGGGAGTACACGCAGGAATACAGCCAAGACGGCAACTCAGAGATGCCTGAAGACCAAATGGATTACACTGGAGAGGTAGCTGAGGGTGACGATGGCTACCAGGATGAAGTGTTAGACATCCAAATCAATGAGCCCATAGATGGTGAATTTCAA GATGATGTGTACCAAACCTCCTATGTTGATGGGCGTCTGGGTGAACATGGAGTCCAACAGGAGGCAGTCcctgaggaggagcaggaggaggaagggggagaagagcagcaggaagaggaggaggaagacacaGCCAAGGGCTTTGACACAGAGGAG GTTGAAAATGAAGCCATGCCTGAAGAAGAAACAAAGGAGGAATCAGATGAGGAGGACGAGGAAGATGAAGAGTCTGGTCGTTTACGGTTCAAATCTGAAAGAAAGGACGGTGCTGTTGTGCGGTTGGCTAACgcaggctgcagcaggagggATATCCCTGAAACACTCG AACTGTCAGAGGAGGCTAAGCAAGTTCTGATGGCATTTGAAGAACAAGAAcggcaaaagaaacaaaaccgATACGGAGGCCGAGGCATGCGAGGAGGAATGCGAGgcggcagaggaagaggaagcttCCCACCCTATGGAATGGGAGATTTTAGAGGAGGATACAGAGGAAGAATGAATGACCAGAGGCTCCCCCTGATGGGAAACATGGGCATGCAG CAGCCATCCTCCCGAATGCCTCTtcctcatcagcctcatcagcagCAAATGCACTCCCAGCAGCACCACCCTTCACGTCCAAGAGGACCTCCTCCCTTCCAAGACCATGGGCGCCCGCTGGTCCAGCAGCCCCTTCAGCCCCTCATCCCCCCGCACATGGCTCACCGCTCCCCGCCGTTGAGGCCCCAGATGGAGCCGCCACCACGAATGATGAGCTCCCCGCCACCTAATTTTCCTCAGcatcaccagcagcagcctccacagcccaaaaacatccacattaaCCCCCATTTCAGAGGGCCTACGTCATCCTCTGTACAAG TGCCCTTGATGCCTCCTGCTCAGAGCCAGCCCAGACCTGCTGTGGGTCCTCAGAGGTTCCCT GGACCGGGAGACTTCCAGCAGCACATGTCTGGTAATTTCGGTCAGCCCCAGCGGCCCCCTCATCACATGGAGCCCTTTAGGAACCAGCCACCTCAAGGCCCCCAAGACAGAGAGCCCCTCTTTATGGGAG AGCACACAGAGTCAGCGAGGTTTCCAGGGCAGCACATGTTTGATCACCAGGGCCCCACTCCTCTGATGAACAGCAGCCACAAcctccatcagcagcagcagatgcccGGCCAGGGCCAAATGGGTTTCGGCCCCCCAGGACCAGCCTTCAACCAGCCGGGCCAGGGTCCACTAGGACTTTTTCAGAGAGAACCCCCAAGACCCAACCTCCCTCCCCACCAAGGTCATCAGGGGATGGTCGGCTTAAATCAACAAGGTGGGCCCCCCAACCAGCCCAGACCCTTCATGGGCCCTCGGCAGCCGTTTGGCCAGCAAGGGAACCTTTTTCCCCCTCCACAAGTTCCGTTTGGGATGCAGGTACGACTAAGA GGCTTAATGCACGGCCCTCCTGTCAACCAACTTCCACATCACGACATGCCGCCCCATCAGCCCatgcaccagcagcagcagcaacatcatAGGCAGGACTTACCCCATCATCAGCAGCAACATCTAAATGTCAGTGAGCCTCGCCCCATGATGCACCATGGACAGAATCCCTTCCATCAACAGCAGGCGCATGGTAGCCCCAGGCAGATGACGCCCCGCCCTCAGAACCCCCAACAGCGCAACATGTCCAACAGGCAGAGGATG AGCACACCTGTCTCCAAGCAAATGCAACAGCGCAACAGCAACCTCCGGGAGCTCCCCGTAGCACCTGgcaacatgaacatgaacagtGCCCGCCCCGCCGCCAACGTTAGGCCTGTTGCCAAGGCAACACAGGGGGCGCGTCCTGGGCAGAGCACTCAGCTGGTGCCTGACGGTGGCAGAGGAAGAGGCCAAGTTGCTGCCAAGATCGAATCACAGCCTGGAGAGGCAGGCAGGACAGTTGTTCGCAAAGAAATCGCAAGCACACCCTCCAGCACGGCACCACAG GACCCCGATGAGGATGAAGAGACCCGGCAGTACCGTTTGAAGTTGGAAGAGCAGAAGCGCCTGAGAGAGGAGATCCTGAAGAGAAAGGAGATGCGACGGCAGATGCAGGCTGGCGTCAGAAAGAAGGAGCTACTGGACAGACTCAACGCCCAGACACCGGGCCAAGGCCAAGCTCCTCCACAGATTCAATCCTCACAACAAAATCAGCAAATGCCACACCCTGTCCAGCAAcaacaaccaccaccaccactacaaccacagcagcaacgacaggaacaaaaacagccgctgcagccacagccacagccacagcagcagagaCCCCAGAGAGCACAACAATCATTAAATCAATCATTAAACAATCCTAATCAGGCCACCCCCATCCCTCCCAACGGCAGTCCTCAGATCCCTACACCACGTCCCAATGTCAAGACACGCCTGCAGATGGTAAAAGGTAGCACTCAGCTGCAACAGACCCCTGGGCCTGGTCCAAACCAGCAGTGGAAACCACCACTTCAACAAAATAGGCAGcagctgcaacaacaacaacaacaacagcgaAGGAACAGTGCTGGGCAGAACTTAAACAGACCTGGTTCTCTGATCCAGCCTGATCAGGGCCCCCCAAAGAACATACCTGTAACCCCGTCTGTGGGCCCTGGCCAGGCTCAGGCTCAGACTCAAGGACCTAAACTTGGGGCTAAAAGAACTGTGATGCAGCGGGCCAAGAATCCTAGTTTCGAAGGGCAGGTGCCACAAAAAGTCAGAGTCGTCAAACTTTCAGGAGCG GTTGTTGTGTCGGGCCGGGGCCGAGGTAGAGGGGGTGGTCCGATGGGTCGAGGTCGTCCAGTGTCCACCAGACAGAGCCAAAGAGGAACAGAGAGCGAACGATGCACTGTGTCCATAGAGGGCCTCTCCTCATCCACAACTGACGTTCAGCTGCAGAATCTTCTCAGGTCCATCGGCCCCATCGAG ATGTTCAAAATGATGCCCCAGCAGAGGAAAGCAATCGCCAAATTTTCCAGTCCCCAGCATGCAGCGAGTTTTCAAATGAGCTTCCACAG GCACATGATTGATTTGTCGCACATTGATGTGTCGCTGATTGACGGATGA
- the rbm33a gene encoding RNA-binding protein 33 isoform X3, with protein sequence MSANAQDFDFDEFDKPGAERSRRRRGEDDDLESDLEEDLLGEDWLSGKKNPSEGSDEELNDDLLQSDDEDVNMSGQDVSLNATYSLGTSYDQQDNLQEADYTDDVVNLGAEGCEEGDGGEEGYQGGEYTQEYSQDGNSEMPEDQMDYTGEVAEGDDGYQDEVLDIQINEPIDGEFQDDVYQTSYVDGRLGEHGVQQEAVPEEEQEEEGGEEQQEEEEEDTAKGFDTEEVENEAMPEEETKEESDEEDEEDEESGRLRFKSERKDGAVVRLANAGCSRRDIPETLELSEEAKQVLMAFEEQERQKKQNRYGGRGMRGGMRGGRGRGSFPPYGMGDFRGGYRGRMNDQRLPLMGNMGMQQPSSRMPLPHQPHQQQMHSQQHHPSRPRGPPPFQDHGRPLVQQPLQPLIPPHMAHRSPPLRPQMEPPPRMMSSPPPNFPQHHQQQPPQPKNIHINPHFRGPTSSSVQVPLMPPAQSQPRPAVGPQRFPGPGDFQQHMSGNFGQPQRPPHHMEPFRNQPPQGPQDREPLFMGEHTESARFPGQHMFDHQGPTPLMNSSHNLHQQQQMPGQGQMGFGPPGPAFNQPGQGPLGLFQREPPRPNLPPHQGHQGMVGLNQQGGPPNQPRPFMGPRQPFGQQGNLFPPPQVPFGMQGLMHGPPVNQLPHHDMPPHQPMHQQQQQHHRQDLPHHQQQHLNVSEPRPMMHHGQNPFHQQQAHGSPRQMTPRPQNPQQRNMSNRQRMSTPVSKQMQQRNSNLRELPVAPGNMNMNSARPAANVRPVAKATQGARPGQSTQLVPDGGRGRGQVAAKIESQPGEAGRTVVRKEIASTPSSTAPQDPDEDEETRQYRLKLEEQKRLREEILKRKEMRRQMQAGVRKKELLDRLNAQTPGQGQAPPQIQSSQQNQQMPHPVQQQQPPPPLQPQQQRQEQKQPLQPQPQPQQQRPQRAQQSLNQSLNNPNQATPIPPNGSPQIPTPRPNVKTRLQMVKGSTQLQQTPGPGPNQQWKPPLQQNRQQLQQQQQQQRRNSAGQNLNRPGSLIQPDQGPPKNIPVTPSVGPGQAQAQTQGPKLGAKRTVMQRAKNPSFEGQVPQKVRVVKLSGASGKGPVPASSPVQQQGTWPATPLNQRKVTMTGQQQQGPGGTPQVGRGVMGNPQQNRVVVSGRGRGRGGGPMGRGRPVSTRQSQRGTESERCTVSIEGLSSSTTDVQLQNLLRSIGPIEMFKMMPQQRKAIAKFSSPQHAASFQMSFHRHMIDLSHIDVSLIDG encoded by the exons TGATTTGGAAGAGGATTTGTTGGGAGAGGACTGGCTGTCAGGTAAAAAg AATCCCTCAGAAGGGTCAGATGAAGAGCTGAATGATGACCTTCTACAAAGTGACGACGAAGATGTAAATATGAG cggCCAGGATGTGAGCCTCAATGCCACATACAGCTTGGGCACATCCTATGACCAGCAGGACAACTTGCAGGAAGCAGACTACACAGATGACGTTGTGAACCTGGGCGCAGAGGGCTGTGAAGAAGgggatggaggggaggaggggtaCCAGGGAGGGGAGTACACGCAGGAATACAGCCAAGACGGCAACTCAGAGATGCCTGAAGACCAAATGGATTACACTGGAGAGGTAGCTGAGGGTGACGATGGCTACCAGGATGAAGTGTTAGACATCCAAATCAATGAGCCCATAGATGGTGAATTTCAA GATGATGTGTACCAAACCTCCTATGTTGATGGGCGTCTGGGTGAACATGGAGTCCAACAGGAGGCAGTCcctgaggaggagcaggaggaggaagggggagaagagcagcaggaagaggaggaggaagacacaGCCAAGGGCTTTGACACAGAGGAG GTTGAAAATGAAGCCATGCCTGAAGAAGAAACAAAGGAGGAATCAGATGAGGAGGACGAGGAAGATGAAGAGTCTGGTCGTTTACGGTTCAAATCTGAAAGAAAGGACGGTGCTGTTGTGCGGTTGGCTAACgcaggctgcagcaggagggATATCCCTGAAACACTCG AACTGTCAGAGGAGGCTAAGCAAGTTCTGATGGCATTTGAAGAACAAGAAcggcaaaagaaacaaaaccgATACGGAGGCCGAGGCATGCGAGGAGGAATGCGAGgcggcagaggaagaggaagcttCCCACCCTATGGAATGGGAGATTTTAGAGGAGGATACAGAGGAAGAATGAATGACCAGAGGCTCCCCCTGATGGGAAACATGGGCATGCAG CAGCCATCCTCCCGAATGCCTCTtcctcatcagcctcatcagcagCAAATGCACTCCCAGCAGCACCACCCTTCACGTCCAAGAGGACCTCCTCCCTTCCAAGACCATGGGCGCCCGCTGGTCCAGCAGCCCCTTCAGCCCCTCATCCCCCCGCACATGGCTCACCGCTCCCCGCCGTTGAGGCCCCAGATGGAGCCGCCACCACGAATGATGAGCTCCCCGCCACCTAATTTTCCTCAGcatcaccagcagcagcctccacagcccaaaaacatccacattaaCCCCCATTTCAGAGGGCCTACGTCATCCTCTGTACAAG TGCCCTTGATGCCTCCTGCTCAGAGCCAGCCCAGACCTGCTGTGGGTCCTCAGAGGTTCCCT GGACCGGGAGACTTCCAGCAGCACATGTCTGGTAATTTCGGTCAGCCCCAGCGGCCCCCTCATCACATGGAGCCCTTTAGGAACCAGCCACCTCAAGGCCCCCAAGACAGAGAGCCCCTCTTTATGGGAG AGCACACAGAGTCAGCGAGGTTTCCAGGGCAGCACATGTTTGATCACCAGGGCCCCACTCCTCTGATGAACAGCAGCCACAAcctccatcagcagcagcagatgcccGGCCAGGGCCAAATGGGTTTCGGCCCCCCAGGACCAGCCTTCAACCAGCCGGGCCAGGGTCCACTAGGACTTTTTCAGAGAGAACCCCCAAGACCCAACCTCCCTCCCCACCAAGGTCATCAGGGGATGGTCGGCTTAAATCAACAAGGTGGGCCCCCCAACCAGCCCAGACCCTTCATGGGCCCTCGGCAGCCGTTTGGCCAGCAAGGGAACCTTTTTCCCCCTCCACAAGTTCCGTTTGGGATGCAG GGCTTAATGCACGGCCCTCCTGTCAACCAACTTCCACATCACGACATGCCGCCCCATCAGCCCatgcaccagcagcagcagcaacatcatAGGCAGGACTTACCCCATCATCAGCAGCAACATCTAAATGTCAGTGAGCCTCGCCCCATGATGCACCATGGACAGAATCCCTTCCATCAACAGCAGGCGCATGGTAGCCCCAGGCAGATGACGCCCCGCCCTCAGAACCCCCAACAGCGCAACATGTCCAACAGGCAGAGGATG AGCACACCTGTCTCCAAGCAAATGCAACAGCGCAACAGCAACCTCCGGGAGCTCCCCGTAGCACCTGgcaacatgaacatgaacagtGCCCGCCCCGCCGCCAACGTTAGGCCTGTTGCCAAGGCAACACAGGGGGCGCGTCCTGGGCAGAGCACTCAGCTGGTGCCTGACGGTGGCAGAGGAAGAGGCCAAGTTGCTGCCAAGATCGAATCACAGCCTGGAGAGGCAGGCAGGACAGTTGTTCGCAAAGAAATCGCAAGCACACCCTCCAGCACGGCACCACAG GACCCCGATGAGGATGAAGAGACCCGGCAGTACCGTTTGAAGTTGGAAGAGCAGAAGCGCCTGAGAGAGGAGATCCTGAAGAGAAAGGAGATGCGACGGCAGATGCAGGCTGGCGTCAGAAAGAAGGAGCTACTGGACAGACTCAACGCCCAGACACCGGGCCAAGGCCAAGCTCCTCCACAGATTCAATCCTCACAACAAAATCAGCAAATGCCACACCCTGTCCAGCAAcaacaaccaccaccaccactacaaccacagcagcaacgacaggaacaaaaacagccgctgcagccacagccacagccacagcagcagagaCCCCAGAGAGCACAACAATCATTAAATCAATCATTAAACAATCCTAATCAGGCCACCCCCATCCCTCCCAACGGCAGTCCTCAGATCCCTACACCACGTCCCAATGTCAAGACACGCCTGCAGATGGTAAAAGGTAGCACTCAGCTGCAACAGACCCCTGGGCCTGGTCCAAACCAGCAGTGGAAACCACCACTTCAACAAAATAGGCAGcagctgcaacaacaacaacaacaacagcgaAGGAACAGTGCTGGGCAGAACTTAAACAGACCTGGTTCTCTGATCCAGCCTGATCAGGGCCCCCCAAAGAACATACCTGTAACCCCGTCTGTGGGCCCTGGCCAGGCTCAGGCTCAGACTCAAGGACCTAAACTTGGGGCTAAAAGAACTGTGATGCAGCGGGCCAAGAATCCTAGTTTCGAAGGGCAGGTGCCACAAAAAGTCAGAGTCGTCAAACTTTCAGGAGCG AGTGGAAAGGGGCCAGTGCCAGCCAGTAGCCCAGTGCAGCAACAAGGCACCTGGCCGGCAACACCGCTCAACCAAAGGAAGGTTACCATGACAGGGCAGCAGCAACAGGGACCAGGCGGAACACCACAGGTTGGCCGAGGGGTCATGGGCAACCCGCAGCAAAACAGG GTTGTTGTGTCGGGCCGGGGCCGAGGTAGAGGGGGTGGTCCGATGGGTCGAGGTCGTCCAGTGTCCACCAGACAGAGCCAAAGAGGAACAGAGAGCGAACGATGCACTGTGTCCATAGAGGGCCTCTCCTCATCCACAACTGACGTTCAGCTGCAGAATCTTCTCAGGTCCATCGGCCCCATCGAG ATGTTCAAAATGATGCCCCAGCAGAGGAAAGCAATCGCCAAATTTTCCAGTCCCCAGCATGCAGCGAGTTTTCAAATGAGCTTCCACAG GCACATGATTGATTTGTCGCACATTGATGTGTCGCTGATTGACGGATGA